The DNA region ATTCCAGTTCCAATCTGGTATGCTCGTGTGCACCAAATGCTACCATGGGTCTTTGAAATTGGTACAGAAAATCTAACTTCCTTCCTATGTTTTATGCCAGAAGCCCCATTCGATTGGGATAGTACACAGGACCACCTCTGTTATCCTCTTCTGACCTTAGTGCCCCGAGCTTAAGGAGCTTAAGGATGAGAAATTTGGGGCTCTTGGTTTGTGTGAAAGAAAAATTAGAGCACTTGATTTGTGTAAAGTGGGCTAGTAAAATGAGTTAACGGAATAGTCAGATTCAATTTGAACGGTCTGGATTGCCGGATCCTTGAGCTACAGACACTAAGATTCGGAATGGATCTCTATCCCAATCAAGAGGAATAATAGGATTAGTCGCAAATGCACATTGAACGGAACCCTGCTTTGCTTTTAGTACCATCCAAGAGGAATTGCTAAAACAATCGCTCGGTGTAAGACTAATTTTGCCCGATCATGAGCTCAAGTAGCATGAATGACTAGGATCGGTTGAGAACGCGTGCGAAACTGATATGGCCTTTCTTACTTTGTGAGTTCAATTAGCATAAATGATTAGGAACAGTCACAAATTGATACAATCATTACCACTTTGTCAGTCCAataaacataattttttaatcctcAATAGTAAttctaaataaaaacaaaaaatgtggaTGCACTGCTCGCCATCAATTTCCATGTGTGGGGATTTCCTGTCAAGCAGCAATAGTACGAGCTTAGCAAACATAGCAACCCTCGATTAAAAGGTATATGTGACTTTTGCCTTTTATTTTCCTCTGGGGACtttcctctttctcttctcCTCCTCCATTGTCTCTCCCTTTTCACACTCAAAAAACTTTTACAGCAATGGGGCTGGGATCTGATGAGGCCGAGCCACCACAGCTGCCCTTATTTTCTGCCCCACCATTTCACTCCCACGAGCCATCAGGGACCCTAACCCCGCCCCACCCCTCCTCAGTCTCGGTCCCATTCCGCTGGGAAGAGCAGCCCGGGAAGCCAAGGCCCTGCACTGCCCTGGCCACCCTTCAAAACCCCACTGACTTTTCCCAAAAGTGCTTAGAGCTCCCTCCAAGGCTGCTTTTGGAAGCCAAACAGCTTTCTCCCACCACAGTGTTGGAGGGTCCTTATGTCGGCAGGCCAAGGTTTCAGTCTTCCTCATTCAGGATGGAGTGTTATGGCGGTTTTAGCCCCGAGAGAGGAGGGGGGCTTGGTGCTCTGGTTCTGAGCAGGAAAGGGAAGGAGAGAGGGTGGTTTGACTCATGGGGGAGGAGGGTGTTGAAGGGAAAAAGAGACGTTGGTGGGGCTAGTTATGTCTTTCCATCTTCTGTGGACGGAGAGAGTGACGGTGGTGGCAGTGTGGGAGGAGAGAGTGGGAGGATGAAGCTGAAGAAGAAGGTGCCAAGGATTACAAGGGTTGGGAGCTTTTCTAGTCTCTCTCATGACAAACCTCACTTCTGGGTAAATAATTTCTTTCATTTATCTCATcctttggtttttaattttaaatggaTTTTATATATTATGGCACGCTCACGTATCATTAAAATTTTGTCAGCGCATTCACCCTTGCACCTGACGTCCCGAGTTCCATTTAGTATCGCTCGTGTAAAATTTGACCGAGAAAGTATGAACTCTAGATGGTTTTAATGTCATTGAGAAACTGGTACAAAGCCTCGGAAGGGTGTGACAGGTTCCCCTCTTCTGCAGGCGAATTGATCTAAGCTCTTTGCTAGAGAAAGAAAGGGGTTCTTTTAGTATGCACCGGTATATAGTATGCACATACACACTGGGATCTCTAGTCCTTAGAATCTTGGCCGCATATCCAACCCTCTATTCATCCGGTGCGTGCCATATTCATCTGGTATGTAGTATGCCATATTGCCATGCTATATGTACCCAACTAAGCAGGTCTCTAAGTAGGACAAGATAGATTGGGGTTTGTACTTTGTAGGGTAGGCAGAGGAATGGAATGGGAGTGTGAGAACATGTTATGTCGCTGGTTTGGCCAAGGCCACGAGTGTGACGACTTAAGGAAAAGTCGTTATGGCCCATTT from Malus domestica chromosome 01, GDT2T_hap1 includes:
- the LOC103416059 gene encoding uncharacterized protein At4g00950, producing the protein MGLGSDEAEPPQLPLFSAPPFHSHEPSGTLTPPHPSSVSVPFRWEEQPGKPRPCTALATLQNPTDFSQKCLELPPRLLLEAKQLSPTTVLEGPYVGRPRFQSSSFRMECYGGFSPERGGGLGALVLSRKGKERGWFDSWGRRVLKGKRDVGGASYVFPSSVDGESDGGGSVGGESGRMKLKKKVPRITRVGSFSSLSHDKPHFWATVKQSLKQAVPWKNRKFKKDGFVI